A genomic stretch from Pararhizobium sp. IMCC21322 includes:
- a CDS encoding YncE family protein, which translates to MKCRNLRKVLATASVGALISGMAVAQTVFIPEGSANSVLMVDASTGSAIRRIDGLEAVHGLSGAPGVPVLVAGSYAEIDRDDVAQTAQPESVSADEHAAHHAPTAKSMGPADAGVSLLSILDTQTGEILRRIEVPGAVHHTAVSPDGRFAVATHPSNDGISVIDLKSFKMTAWIPTGAMPNYAVFDVDRGTVYVSNAGNGTVSEVDLARGIVRRNMVVGAAPEHMVIDAVGRALYVADADAGRVLELALESGETRRSFDLGGEIHGIALTDDRTRLIVAGRGEDILASIDLARGVITTVPLAPEPYHLTTIPGTGRIFVSSRAKSKVWIINPVDLSVTGEFPVMGEGHQMVVMN; encoded by the coding sequence ATGAAGTGTAGAAATTTGAGAAAGGTGCTGGCGACGGCATCGGTGGGTGCGCTGATCAGCGGTATGGCTGTCGCGCAGACCGTCTTTATCCCCGAAGGCAGCGCGAATTCCGTTCTGATGGTGGATGCGTCCACGGGCAGCGCGATCCGCCGGATTGATGGGTTGGAGGCGGTGCATGGTTTGTCCGGCGCGCCTGGCGTGCCGGTTCTGGTTGCCGGCAGTTATGCCGAGATCGACCGCGATGACGTTGCCCAGACCGCCCAACCCGAAAGCGTGTCCGCCGATGAACACGCCGCCCATCATGCCCCAACGGCCAAATCCATGGGCCCCGCCGACGCGGGCGTGAGCCTGCTCAGCATTCTTGATACACAGACTGGCGAAATACTGCGCCGGATCGAGGTGCCGGGCGCTGTGCATCACACCGCCGTGTCACCCGATGGCCGGTTTGCAGTCGCGACCCATCCGTCGAATGACGGAATTTCGGTGATCGATTTGAAAAGCTTCAAGATGACTGCGTGGATTCCGACCGGGGCGATGCCCAATTACGCGGTTTTTGATGTGGATCGCGGCACCGTTTATGTCTCGAACGCGGGCAACGGCACCGTCAGCGAGGTTGATCTGGCGCGCGGGATCGTGCGCCGTAACATGGTCGTTGGTGCAGCCCCCGAACACATGGTCATTGATGCTGTAGGGCGTGCACTCTATGTCGCGGACGCTGATGCTGGGCGCGTTTTGGAACTGGCACTGGAAAGTGGCGAGACGCGCCGCAGCTTCGATCTGGGTGGCGAAATCCACGGCATTGCACTGACCGATGACCGCACGCGCCTGATCGTGGCCGGGCGGGGCGAAGATATACTTGCGTCGATCGACCTTGCGCGCGGCGTGATCACGACGGTTCCACTTGCGCCCGAGCCCTATCACCTCACCACGATCCCCGGCACCGGGCGTATCTTCGTCTCGTCGCGCGCCAAGTCCAAAGTCTGGATTATCAATCCAGTCGATCTCAGTGTGACTGGCGAATTTCCGGTGATGGGCGAAGGCCACCAGATGGTGGTGATGAACTGA